One Betta splendens chromosome 5, fBetSpl5.4, whole genome shotgun sequence genomic window, TTAATAAGTCACACATGGTAATAATCACTCCAGCTGTTTTTGAACATAAAGAACACTAACACAGGCTAAACTGTAGTTTATGGTAAAAATTTAATCTGTCACTTTGCCTTGaaccattttaaataaaatgtcttaTATTATACTTAATACTAAGAAACAGTAAATAATTCAAAAtacatttactgcttttatGCTATGCTGTTAGCATGCTTTATGCTATACTGTTAGCCCGCTTTATGCTATGCTAATTAACAAGTTGTATACAACTGATGTTTGGTGGAGGTTGCTTGAATTTTAGCATCTTAGCATTTAGCAATTTTCATCTAATTCTATActaggcaaaaaaaaaaaaaacaattccttCCTGAAATGTTAAACCTTAGTTTAATGGATTCTTCCATTCAATTAAAACACTCCCAGTTGAAACAAACTGGTAAGGCGTTTTATTATCTGCGGTTTTGTTTCAAAGCATAGCTGCGGTCCGAAGACGTTCATCATTGTAGAGTTCAACGGTTGGCTCGCTTACACTCTAGGTTCACAGGAAGTGTCTTCAGAAAATCCATATAACAAAAAATGTGACTTGTCTTGTTTTGCTTCGGGGCTGTGCTGACGTGTTTTCCAGCCTTGTCAGGTGCGTTAACCCCCAAGCACGCACCTTATCTTCTCTATGGGGCTATGGCGGCATTTCTGTAAGAAGAGCTAGAAGCGTTCAGTGGTAGAGGTAGAGGTAGAggcctgtgtttgctttaatcTCTGAATGTCCTATTGTGAATTGTGCAAAGCCGAGAATGTATTTAATGGTAAATACGACGGGACAGAGGTCTGCGATGATGACTGAGCACGCCGGGTGCTTCCCTGTCAGCCCCCTCGCTGAGATGTCAGGAATGTTTTCAGTCATGGCTGAGCAGTATGTTAGCAATTTAGGATTACCTCAATGTTATGAGATGGGAGGGGAGCAGAGTATAAGGGTGGAGAAAGGCCTCAGAGACGCGAAGGGCAGGCAgcgttggtggtggtgggggaggggcgGTGGGTGGTGAGACATTACCTTTATGCCCATTATCTTAGCATGGAAGTGGAAAATTCCCGTGGACATAAAGTTAAAGAAAAAGCCAGGCGTGTTCTGTCAGGGAAGAGGTTAAGAAAAGCAGCCTCCAGCAATGTGTGAGTGGGTGTTGAGCAATCAGCTAGGGACCCATGAGCAGCTTGGTAAGAAGGTAGAGAAACCGAAAGGCAGCGAGCGTGAGTGAAGACAGGAGGCAGGGAACGATCCCGGCCgggtttttttcttcttcgtggGATTGTGcaagtgtgtttctgtttgtgtgcaccTGTCATGAGCCCCCGCTACGCCGTCCCGCCGACCTCCCGGCCTCAACTCGTCAAGTCTGAGCGAATCTTCTGAGCCACGTCTGCAGACAGACAACTACCGACGTCGCTCGGTCTCCGATATTAGGCTTTAAGAGAGCGCCGTGTCTGAGGTCGACTGATAGAACCAGTCCTACCGGGTCGCTGTTCAGAAACCAGACATATACATGCGAAGTTCGTTAGGATGTTCATGCAGAGGAACGTTCTGCGTTATAAATATTAATGCGAAGCGTGGTGGTCGGAGAGCGGAGTTCTTGTGCTTCAGGGTGTAGCTGCACGCGGAGGCAGaggttttaaaatgtcacacaaTCAGACGCTTGTTGTGGACGGTGACGTCTCCGCTCGCAGCCACAAATCTTCACGAGCTCCAGCAGAGACTGCGCGCCATCGCTCGTTGTGTCACTCGAGTTGTAAAAGCCGATTGGGTGAACGTTTTGCTCAGCGAGGCTGATGGCGGAGCTCCGTGCTCGGGACAGCGCGGCGTTGATGCCTCTCTGCACCTCGGCTGAAGTGACTGAGTGTGACAGTTGGCCGGGGGTCGCGCTGGCATTGTTCTCCGCCGCCGTCCTCCGCCGGGACGGCCGGCGGCAGGTGCTGCCGGCCGCCGCATGCGTGGCCTCACAGTGGTGTTGTTTTGGGAGACGGGGCCGCTCCGCTGCCAGGTGGCAGTTGTTGGCAGGGACAGTGTCGGCTTTGTGTTTCCTCTAAGAGTAACTGCATCAGCTGCCCCCTTTTCCCGTTTtaagcagccccccccccctccttttccgATCTAATGGCCCTCACCCCAAACCTAACCTCTACTTCTCTGGAAGTAGAGGTTAGGTAGAACAGCACATGAGCAAGTGTATGTTGGCCCGGGCTCTGACTGTGTTCGCAGGCCCAGGCCAATCAGACTGGCTAGCACAGATGTGACAGGCTTAGAGGAATGCGAGGAATGCGGAGGCGCTGGAGCAGGCGTGTCCATCCTTGGCCCggagaaggaggggaggggccgCCTCGGTATCGGCAGACAGCTCAGCTCGGCCGCGTTGGCCAACCGCCGGCCTGACTGCTTGTGAGTACGCTGAGCGCTGCAAGGAGATGGCCTGCAGTACTTTTATGGTAATTGCACTAACCAGGGCCTTCTGGAGGCCAAGTGCTCGTTTCTCCTGTCATTATGTGTCTGGATACTGAAAGCTGTTAGGCTGTTGACTTCCTAGACACACAGTCTATTGTGCGTATCTGTTTGCGGTCAGGGCAGCACATTGACCAGTTCGCGTCGGTGGATTTTTCTGTCAGCGTGTTTAGGCTTTAGGTCATTATTCATAATAACGATGCGATGCTTCAACCTCTCCCCTTGGCCCAGCGTTCAGCCACAGAAACCCAGAAAGCGTGACTTGGCAACAGAAAGAAGTCAAAAAGACTGATGGGACGATTTCCCCATGTGACAGCACGatagagttgttttttttttttattgtgatttcTCGGATACTgaagattattttttttactcgATCCCGGCTCCACTCCGCTTCTCGAAACACATGCTCTGCACTGACTGTACAGAGGACTATGGAGGCCCAGAATAGAAGCCTATTCTCTGCACAACCTGTTTGTGCAGAATGTCGAGAGCACATGTCATGTCATTAAAacatggttttgttttctaaGAAGCCTCTGTAGTTCGGCTACAGGGCTGTGTGAGCGGACAATACGAGAGTGTGAAAGAAGATAATGAAAACGTGGAGGTCTTCAATTGTGTTATTTTCAATAAGAAATGtaggagacagagacggaggtGCTGGTGCAGCCTTTTAGCAATGACtaaagtgtgtttgcactggatTTGGAAAGCTCTGGGAAAGGTCAGGCTGCTGTTCCTTAGAGATGACACGTACACTATGAGGGTAGAACTATGGCGCCACCTTCTGCTCGTATGTAGGTATGACCAACAATTAAATAACAGTGCAATACGACGTTTACATTGGAGCTTTGCATTCTGTTCTCCTTTGCAGGTCGCAATGAATTGATAGCGAGGTACATCAAGCTGAGGACGGGCAAGACTCGCACAAGAAAACAGGTAAAGACTTCACGGGATTTGAATGATCAGCATGATATGAGCCTGTTTCACTGAACAAGGGTAATGAAGATAATGATAAGAAAAGGTGAATCAGGGCTTTGCATGAATACTCATTTGCTACAGACGAGTGTTTGACTTAAAACTAACTACATAATAACTATTAGACAAGAGCGACTTAGCAACAGTGCTCAGCATCTTGTATTTGCTCATTTAATTGAAGTGAACATAAAGCGAAATCTACAGCATTTTCAGTCGCCACctttaaacatttgtttaaagctTGCATGTacaggtgtgtctgtgtcactgggtgtctgtgtctgtgtctgagtgagtgagcgagtgagtgagtgagcgagcgagcgagtgagtgagcgagtgagtgagtgagtgagtgagtgcgtcCTTAGCTGCATGTTGTGTGCATGTTGTTTTCATGCTCAAAACTCTTTCACACCCTTTTAGGTGTCTAGTCACATACAGGTGTTAGCACGGAAGAAGGTTCGTGAATACCAGGCGAGTATAAAGGTAGGTGCCGCCAACCTGCCTCCCGGCAACACTGACTGGGCGTCCCTTTCCTCTTTGTTTACagcttctctctcttcccttgtcttttctctccctgtctccttttcctcttccctcctcttgGCTATTCTTCTGTGCAGGTTTCTAGCCACTTGCAGGTTCTTGCCCGGAGAAAGTCTCGTGAGATTCAGTCAAAGCTAAAGGTATGCGCTTCACGGCGGGCTCGGAGGGGCTGCTACGAGCTTGGCTTCGCACTAACCCCTTCATTTGTGCAAGATATCAGGTTCTGCGTTGATGCGAGACCCGTTCGCTCTAGGGAAGTGGCCGCACAGTAGGCTCAGCCAGGACAGGTCCCTCTTTAATGATCCCCGGCGGATTCCGTAACAGCCCTGCTTCTCATCATGCATGCAGTGCACAACACAGCTTCTCAACATGTACCGTGTCTGACGTAACGAAAGAACAAAGTGTAACGCGCCTTTACGACAAGCCGAGTGGAAGGTTTAGCTGCATGATGCTCCAGCTCTGTACCTACTGTGTGTCATGCGTCTGCAGCAACTCTACCTCTAGTTTCTAGGTCTGGTTTTCTAGACCTCTTCTTTCCCTAAACCTGTTTCGACTTCGTTTTTGTGGTTGCAAATGTAGTTTCTCtgatgtgtctttgtgtgttgttttcctgttttttttatatttacttgttttggttttgtttggtcCTATTAATTGTCCTGTTAACTGAGCGCGATAAGTTCTTAAATAATGAATACATTATTGCCTTTACTCACCAGTGTcccataaaaaaacattataataataaagagaCGAAAATAAGTAGTAGAACATAAACTTAACGACTTGATCATCCGCTGATTTTacagttttgtgttgttgtgttcctTCAGCGCCTCCCTGTAGCGTCTTATTAAATCAAGTGTTTATTAAAACCCTATTAAAACCAGTACGCTTCGCTGAAAACTTGTAAAGGTGGCGCCCAcaagttttattgtatttagttATACGTATTTTGATTCCTCCCTATGTTATACTCCGAAAGAAAGCTCACAAACATGTAGATAATTCGGACAAGTCTCCCACCAGTTCATAACTGAACTTCCAACTATGACACCTGCCAAGAAAAGTGTGATTTAGAAGCATTCTTACATTCCTGTATCCCAATCGTGCTTAATCTTACCACGACGTTCAGAACTGCAGCACTAATGGTTTCTCTCTTCCTTTAATCAGGCGATGAATTTGGTAAGTGACTCTGACTTGTGTAACACGCTTCCTGCCCCGGCTCGCTGTCCCCTTGCTATGGCCCCCTGCTGGCATGGCGTCCCCTCTCATTGCTCTCTCGCGACGAAGCAATGCTTAGGAAGCAGCCATGCTGTGACCCCGGTGCCGCCGCACATCCTGCCTCGTCGCGCATTCCCCTCGGCCTCTGCCAACAACCCGGCGCCCGCTTGCTTTGCTCAAGGTGTTGCTCTGTGATTTGGGGGTCTAGCTTCTGAGGCGGCTTTCCTCTGAAGTCCGAGCTAAACTAGGGGATCTTCTTCATGAAAAACACGATTCAACTATGTGTTACACACCATGGTTCGCTTTTGCATCTTCCGTGCCGCTTCTTTTACTCATGTCCCGGCCGACTGGTAGTTGGATGTTTACTGTTGGATGAAATTGCGTGTTCTCTCATTGTTCTCTCTGATAACTCACTGATCTGTGATTCTGAACCTTAACTATCACTGGGGTGATGCTGCTTTGTTCTTCTCTTTGCTTTATTCAAAAGCTCCCTCACACAGTTTTTAACAtcattaaaacaatgaaattatcatatcatatcattttATTAACAGTAAACTGgtaaagattattattattatatatatattttatagatTCAGTTTAATAATATAAAGTAGTAGTATAACTTCACATAGGCCCACAGCAGTAGATGCATTGCAGCCTTGTGGTTGACagccatgttttttattttaatctgcaGGATCAGGCATCGAAAGACAAAGCCCTGCAGAGCATGGCAGCAATGTCGTCTGCACAGATCGTCTCCCCGAGTATGATGAAGAACCATCTTCCACCACTGCCTCCGGCCGCCTACCAGTCATCCAGAGTGAGACCTCTGTTACATTAGATTTATAGATTTACAGCATTTAATAGTAGGCAGAAATTCAGTGTTTGTATTTGCTTTCCAGTTCTGGCCGGCTACAATCCCAGGACAGCCTGGACCCTCTCAGGAGTAAGTAGACCACTCTACTGATGCCACAAGATCTGTGCGAAGCACCACTTACTGTGATAGATGAGTAAAGGCTTAAGGAGGAGTACATTCTGTGAGACAGCTAGATTTAATGCAAGGCGTTTTTGCACACCAGGCTGGTTCTAGATCTCAACCCGGGAAGGACTCCTGGGCTTGGCCGCACCAGCAATGTGTAAGTTACACCTAGCATAGGTCACTTAGCAGCAACCACTGTCTCTCCACACTGTGTTGTACTGAACGTTTCCTGCACTGATGTAGGACACCACCAGGCGAATACACtggaacaaaaaggaaaagggaCACAAAACGGTCCAAATGAGTGCGTTTGTGATGTGGCTGGTGCTTTTCTGCGTCACTAGATGCTTATGCGGGGGGACTTACGCCTCGCTGGTGCAGCATCGCACGCTCACACCCTGACACTAACAGGAACATACAGATATAGGAAGACACCGGATCCAGTcatgtcctcctgctgcctctgtggtGGAGACATGTCTCTCATGACGCCGTTTGTTGTCTTTCAGTATCAAACCCTTTGTACAGCCGCCGTACCCAGGCCTATCAGGCCCAGTGCAACAGTCCATAACAAGTGAGTATGAAGGTCCAAATCTAAGACACTATTTATAGATAAAACCAAGTCAATTGCGACTGTACAGTGCGCTCCAGTATGGATTCCACACACGCTCAtgtcatttctgtgtgtgttgttcagaCTATGAGCCCTTggcgcctcctcctgcacccACTGCCACTGCGGTGCCGGTGTGGCAGGACCGGACCATCGCCTCGTCGAAGCTGCGGATGCTGGAGTACTCAGCCTTCATGGAGATGCAGAGAGACCCAGACAACGTGAGTCAAAGGTCACAACGAGGCTCCAAGTACACGTTAAGCAAACGCACGAGGCTCATGGACCcgctctctgcctttctctctcgctctgcgcTGCAGTACAGCAAACATCTGTTCGTCCACATAGGACAGACCAACCCCTCCTACAGCGACCCGCTCCTCGAGGCTGTTGACATCCGGCAGATCTACGACAAGTTCCCTGAGAAGAAGGGCGGGCTCAAAGAGCTGTATGAGAAAGGGCCTCAGAACGCTTTCTTCCTGGTGAAATTCTGGGTGAGTCGTCATCATTAAGGCGTCTCATCAACACATACTCAGTGACAGTTTTTTTTAGCTTCTATCTTTTCCACTTTTCAAGTCAGGTGAGGTATTTCACAACACAATGCTTCATCGTGCTCACTgtaattcagattttttttttatgtgtgtcTTTGCCCTTATGTGTATAAACTCAAACAATCCCTTAAATCGATCGCTGGATTCTGTTGCTCTCATTCATTATGTGTGAAGTTAATGTGCAATAGCATGCGCTGATGGTCACTGATGTGCCGTGTGCCCCGTGCAGGCGGatctgaacagcagcatcatggAGGACGGTCCCACTTATTTCTACGGCGTCAGTAGCCAGTACAGCAGCATCGAGAACATGATAATCACTGTTTCCACCAAGGTCTGCTCATTCGGCAAGCAGGTGGTGGAGAAAGTGGAggtaaagcaggaagtgaccgCCATCATCCTCAGCCGCAGACTGTGGCGGATGTTCTCATTGGCGTtggctgttttttgtgtgtctgtgtgcgttgcAGACGGAGTACGCACGACTGGAGGGAGGAAAGTGTGTTTACAGGATCCACCGCTCTCCCATGTGCGAATACATGATCAACTTCATCCAGAAGCTCAAACATTTGCCTGAAAAATACATGATGAACAGTGTTCTCGAAAACTTTACTATACTACAGGTAACCAAGAGTAAAATCTTAATAGACTGTGACACTAGAGGCGGCTCCTACAATCCTGTGCTCTTTTCTCTGCAGGTGGTGACAAACCGTGACACCCAGGAGACCCTGCTCTGCATAGCGTTTGTCTTCGAGGTTTCCACAAGCGAACACGGGGCTCAGTATCACGTCTACAGACTTGTTAAAGACTAACACTCATAGGGAGGATTtggaaaaaacagacagaagcgTGACACAATCTTTTTTCGACCAGCTCAACCATCCAGGAAAATCTTCAAATAAACTTTCAAACGATGCTAGACTGAACTAACGAGGACagtttttaaagctttaaaagaaaacGCGAGGAAAAGAAAGAGTCTCAATGTGCCAACACATGTAGAAATTTTGAAGAATTGCGGATTTGTCAGACAGGCAGCAACTTTCCATGTGTTTAAACATGATTCAGATGAAGTTGGTCACTTTTGCCGAGGTACGTTTTGGAGCTCGACACGTTTTTTGAGGGAACGAGAATGTGTTTGTGGCTGAAAAGATGTTCATGATTTCCAAGGGGACGCactcagaggagagaggagtgtgtgtgaggttgaAAAAGTAGCGAGAACAGGACCTCAGAAGAGGAAACGCAGAGCCAAGTGGAGTTCTTGCAGTAGGTGTGTTCGGAAAGAAAGTGCCTTTTCTCCAAAGATGAAATCAATGCCTGCCACTTTGGATCGCCTTTTTTTTACTACctcttgtttttaaataaacatattgAATAGAAAATAGTCAGACAGGTGTATTTTGTCAAAGAAAATTGGAAAGAACCCTTTCAGATCTAGATCTTTGGACACAGATTTTGCATTTGGGCACACAGAGGAATGGGCTGGAATAACTTTGATGACATTTTTCATATAGTTTCttgttttacaaataaaacacgAAGTTTTACAGTCAGGTTGTACGGGGAGAAGGTTTATTGTGTTACTGCATTATTAATGTTTTGTgttatgtgttattattatttttaatcagGTCTTACAAGGATCTTTCTACAGTATAACTGACACATCGGATGCCTTGTACCATCGCTAGTCTGACATCCTTCCGAGAACCCCCGTCAATTCTCTTAATTTGAAGACGTGTGCTTGGTTGCACTTATAAGATCATAAAGTGGGGGTGAAACTGCAGTGCTTATGTTCTGCCTTGAATTATGTAGCCTAATTAAAAGAAATTAACTGTTTCTGTACTGTGAGTCAGTGGATTTTAAAGGAATATGTGTTACATAGGAGTATTTTAGTGCAGGGGGGGCTTTATGTTCATATTTGTGATCACGTAACTCAGCACAGAGACCACGGTTAAAGTGGAGAGAAGTTAATCActgtttcttttgtttaaaaaagagATTGTATGCTGTGAAGCCAAATCGTTTGCTTCACACTTCTCCTTGTTATATGTGAAGCACTCGCTGATAAAAAGTTCAGTTTTGATATTTAAGACAATTTTTTTACTGACTTACATGAGAAATAATTTTAGAAATTCAACTAAATAATTGTCTTGAATGTGAGCtgttgtctctgtgctgtggagAATGACCATTGATTGTTATTTATGGGGTAGGAGAAACAAATAGCGGGAGGGCGGGGTGGGGCACTGGAGGTGTTTTGATCTTTGTTAACTATGATGGGGATGTTAAAAGTATTGCAGAGTCATGTTAGAGACGGGATTAACTGTCAAGCCATGGGTCCTGCGAGACGAGTGTCTACTCTTTGCAGTTCACTGGACAGTTATACAGTAAGAGGTCAGATTTAATGTATGTTGGAATAATTGCACCTGGATTTGAATGTCATGTTTCACAATCTAGACACAATAACACTCCTCCATTCGTAGGTTTCTCAAATTATCTTTTTGTAAAGAACTTATTTTTTGCCATTATCCCGATTAATGTTCTGTTTTGATTCTGTTGTCTTTTGACTTTCAGTGTTTGCCATATGCTTCACTGAAAATAATGTGTGACTGTGCTGATAATTGATAATTAATTATGAGATATCAAATGTATCATATTCTGAATGGTGtgggcagttttttttttggtttaagGTGTTGTACCTTTGTCTTTGTTACCATTGTGCATTGCAATTTTATACTTCAAAATAGAGGTTGGACTATGTAATCAAGCAAATGtatgtaacaataaaaaaacgcATGGTGCCTTCGGGGTTTTTTCCCCCAGAAAACgtattaaacatgtttgtaATTTTGTTATGTCCATATTAATTTTTCAACATCCATATTACAAACACACTCTGTACAATATGTGCCACAACTCACTTTTTCCTATCACCTTCACTCAAATCTAATATGAGTTAATGCTTAACAGCATTAACCAAAAATAGCCAACGCAAATAATACGACCTTATATTCTACTCGAATAAGTTTAATGATTAATGACGTTACTGTTGGGCTCAGACACCATGAACTTCACCTCCCAGAGTTAATTGCGGCTGCAGCAGGGGATTataccttcaaaataaagtgcagcaataaaaaaaatgcatgtcGCGCATTAATTCGCTTGTTTCTTTGGATCAAACCGAATTATTATCAATCTatctacatgtactgtacaaatacGTTCATTATTGCACATGGTTGAACTAGATCTTTAACTAATGCTTTGTTTTGA contains:
- the tead3b gene encoding TEA domain family member 3 b isoform X8, whose translation is MDGDAEGVWSPDIEQSFQEALAIYPPCGRRKIILSDEGKMYGRNELIARYIKLRTGKTRTRKQVSSHIQVLARKKVREYQASIKDQASKDKALQSMAAMSSAQIVSPSMMKNHLPPLPPAAYQSSRFWPATIPGQPGPSQELVLDLNPGRTPGLGRTSNVIKPFVQPPYPGLSGPVQQSITNYEPLAPPPAPTATAVPVWQDRTIASSKLRMLEYSAFMEMQRDPDNYSKHLFVHIGQTNPSYSDPLLEAVDIRQIYDKFPEKKGGLKELYEKGPQNAFFLVKFWADLNSSIMEDGPTYFYGVSSQYSSIENMIITVSTKVCSFGKQVVEKVETEYARLEGGKCVYRIHRSPMCEYMINFIQKLKHLPEKYMMNSVLENFTILQVVTNRDTQETLLCIAFVFEVSTSEHGAQYHVYRLVKD
- the tead3b gene encoding TEA domain family member 3 b isoform X7 — its product is MDGDAEGVWSPDIEQSFQEALAIYPPCGRRKIILSDEGKMYGRNELIARYIKLRTGKTRTRKQVSSHLQVLARRKSREIQSKLKAMNLDQASKDKALQSMAAMSSAQIVSPSMMKNHLPPLPPAAYQSSRFWPATIPGQPGPSQELVLDLNPGRTPGLGRTSNVIKPFVQPPYPGLSGPVQQSITNYEPLAPPPAPTATAVPVWQDRTIASSKLRMLEYSAFMEMQRDPDNYSKHLFVHIGQTNPSYSDPLLEAVDIRQIYDKFPEKKGGLKELYEKGPQNAFFLVKFWADLNSSIMEDGPTYFYGVSSQYSSIENMIITVSTKVCSFGKQVVEKVETEYARLEGGKCVYRIHRSPMCEYMINFIQKLKHLPEKYMMNSVLENFTILQVVTNRDTQETLLCIAFVFEVSTSEHGAQYHVYRLVKD
- the tead3b gene encoding TEA domain family member 3 b isoform X14 — translated: MAAMSSAQIVSPSMMKNHLPPLPPAAYQSSRFWPATIPGQPGPSQELVLDLNPGRTPGLGRTSNVIKPFVQPPYPGLSGPVQQSITNYEPLAPPPAPTATAVPVWQDRTIASSKLRMLEYSAFMEMQRDPDNYSKHLFVHIGQTNPSYSDPLLEAVDIRQIYDKFPEKKGGLKELYEKGPQNAFFLVKFWADLNSSIMEDGPTYFYGVSSQYSSIENMIITVSTKVCSFGKQVVEKVETEYARLEGGKCVYRIHRSPMCEYMINFIQKLKHLPEKYMMNSVLENFTILQVVTNRDTQETLLCIAFVFEVSTSEHGAQYHVYRLVKD
- the tead3b gene encoding TEA domain family member 3 b isoform X13; this translates as MNLDQASKDKALQSMAAMSSAQIVSPSMMKNHLPPLPPAAYQSSRFWPATIPGQPGPSQELVLDLNPGRTPGLGRTSNVIKPFVQPPYPGLSGPVQQSITNYEPLAPPPAPTATAVPVWQDRTIASSKLRMLEYSAFMEMQRDPDNYSKHLFVHIGQTNPSYSDPLLEAVDIRQIYDKFPEKKGGLKELYEKGPQNAFFLVKFWADLNSSIMEDGPTYFYGVSSQYSSIENMIITVSTKVCSFGKQVVEKVETEYARLEGGKCVYRIHRSPMCEYMINFIQKLKHLPEKYMMNSVLENFTILQVVTNRDTQETLLCIAFVFEVSTSEHGAQYHVYRLVKD